TCTTTCTTTGCAGTATGCCGTCAAGACCAATGTTCTTCGCGGTGCCGTACACTGCTGCCACGTGGCCGTGGGGAAGGGAACGTTTTATGGGAAAGGCTTCCTTTATGTCCCTGTATACGACTCCGCCCTTGAGCATGGCTCTTATGCCGTCAATGATATGCGGGGGCAGGTGAGTGAGGTTGCAAAGAGTTTTCTTTATTACGCGGTCACCCTCTCTCCAGGCTTTGCGGAGCAGGATGGTGGGTCTGCTTTTTCTGTTGGGTATGGTATCGACATGTAATGACA
The window above is part of the Candidatus Dadabacteria bacterium genome. Proteins encoded here:
- a CDS encoding IS1634 family transposase translates to MSLHVDTIPNRKSRPTILLRKAWREGDRVIKKTLCNLTHLPPHIIDGIRAMLKGGVVYRDIKEAFPIKRSLPHGHVAAVYGTAKNIGLDGILQRK